The window TTTACACTTGTATCGCTGTTTGCCTGCCTGTTTACCCCATTTGATACTCGACTGAAATCCACAAGCCCAGCATCGCTTTTTTTTCTATTTTCATGAAATAAAAAATGATTGATGAAACTAATTTCATCAATCATTCAAAAACTACAAGGTAAGTCGCTGATTATTAATTCTTTACAATTGATTTTTGTGCATTTTACCAACTATTTTTTGCTAATATACCATTTTTTAGATTCAATCGTATTGAAGCAAAAACAAGTTGCTGGCATTGTATTAAATGGTATTGAAATTTTAAGTAAACTATCTTCAGAACAAGATGATACGCTCAGAGCGTTCAAAGATGCTTTTTCTGAAAAGTACGATAGACAATTTGTTCCTCTTGGAGAAGTATTAGATTCAGAATTTGGTATTGGTTTCCCTCAATTGAAAATGTTCGGCACGGTGGAATCATCTCAAATTATCAATCAGATAGACTATAAATCCGAAGGTAGAAGTAGGTCTAACCTTAATACCAATGTAGAAAAACTTTGGGTATCAAAATATGAGCAAGCCATAAGAAATAATGCTTGTGAAATTGAAATTACAGATGAAGACGTGATTCATTTTTCTTCAAAAGTTTCTAAAATGTCTCCTACTTTTTCCGTAATTACCTCGAATGTGAATATTTCTGATAAGGAATATATCATTTTAACCGAAGTTGGATGCAGCACAGGCATAAATCTTTTAGGTCGTTTTTGCTTTGCAAATCCCGAAATAAAATCATTAGCAATGAATATTGCACAGAAAGAGAAGGAGTATTATAAAAATACAATAATAGCAGAAGTAGTTCATCTACCCGAAAAACGTGTAGGGAATATATTATCCAGGCCAAGTTTTTTTGATTACGAAATAGATTATTTATCAGGCTCTTGTATTGAGCCAAGCAAACAAATCACCATCACAGATTTGTCAGTTGGGGTAATAGATGATGAAATAATCTTATTTTCAACAAAATTTAACAGAAGAGTTATTCCGAGACTTTCAAATGCTCATAACTTTAGTAATGACTCATTGCCTGTGTACAATTTCTTATGTTCGGTACAACATCAAGGAATTAAAAGTCTATTTATAGAAATGGGTGATTGGGAAAAGTATGTTACTTATACGCCAAGAATAAGATATAAAAATGTCATTTTGAGGTTAGCAAAATGGGTTTTATATAAAAGTCATTCAGAAATGATTAAAAAAGAGTCATTGGTAATGTTTTGCAAAAATTGGAAAATTCCGAAGTATGTATCAATAACGGACGGCGACAACGAGTTAGTGATAGATACGCTTTCAAATATTGGGATAGATTTGCTTTTAGATAATTTGAAAAATAATGAAAAAACTATATTAACAGAATGGTTACATTTTTCGGATAAACCGACCTTGACAAAATTGGGAGAACCATTTGTCAATCAAACTATATTCGCCTTCTACAAAACAGTAGAAGGACCTAAATCTGCCTATATTTCAACTTCAAATATTAAGAAACAATTCATTCCAGGTTCCGAATGGTTATACATAAAAATATATTGTGGAACTCAGATGGCAGACTTGCTATTATTAAAGATAACTGAGATAATAACAGATTGGGTAGGTCAGCGAATAGAAAAATGGTTTTTCGTCAGATTCAATGACCCACACCATCACTTACGAATTCGTTTTTTTGTAAATAATGAGCAAGACCGTGCAGCACTTATTGAGAAAATAAACCAAAAATTGGAATCAATAAAAGACTACCTGCCATTTTGGAAGGTTCAGCATGACAGCTATGAAAGAGAATTGGGACGATATGGTATTGAAAACATAGAATTATCAGAAACACTATTTTTTATAGATAGTAGTATTTATTCAGAAATTTTAGTAAAATTAGGTTCATTTGATGACTCTTCAAGATGGTATCTTGGTATTTATCACGTACATAATTGGCTGGACTTATTCGGCTACAAATTAGACGATAAACTATTATTAGTGGAAAAATTAAGAGAAAGCTTTGCAAATGAATTTATAAACGATAGTTCACTCAAAGAAAAATTAAGTAGTTTATATCGAACGGAAAGAACGATAATTGATAAAATAGCATCAGGAGAGGGTGATATGTTGTTCTCATATAGACCCATCAAATCGGTATTTAAAAAATATCGGTCTGTATTGAATAAATCAAAGTGGTTTGAAAGAATCAAAAAAAGTGATGATTTAGTAGCGAGTTATTTGCATATGAGCATTAATCGCTGGCATATTTCCAATCAACGATTAAACGAGTATATTATTTACGACGTATTATTTCGCAGTTATCGGTCTCTTACAAAGCGAAATAGTATCAATGTAAAAGCAAAAGATTAAACCAATCAGTGGTGTTTTTTTCTATTGAATAATTCACGAGATTTAAACCCAAATAACCATCCATAATAGAGGTAACTTGATTTGTTTTTATATTCGGGACAAGAATATTGGCTTCTTTAAGCCAGTAACTTGCAACTTGTAAATACTTTGGATTTCTATACATTGACCCAAAGTAATGATATAACATTGCATTTCCAGTATAACCCGAAATAATAGAAATTCCATTATTATCCAATAGTTCTTTTTTTTGAATGAGAGAAAAAGATAAAATTCTTAATGCCCAACCTGTATATGATTTGTCCAAACATTTACCCAATCTAAAAAAAAGGAGAGCCAAAGCAAGATTACCAGTATCCCATGATAAATTGTTTGTCATAATAATTTCATTCGTGTTTCGGTCGTACTTATCTGGAAAAAAATTCAAAAATTCGCTATTAGTATAAACATCCATTTTTACTTTAACTATGGACTCTATTATATTATCAAGAACAGACAATATTTGCTTATTTCCCGTTCTTTCAAATGCCAAACAAAGACATATAGTAATACCAACAATACCATTTTTGATACTTAAATTGAGCGGTTCTTCTTGATAGAAAGCATAAAATTTTTGAATTATTTTTTCTGTTAATATTTCTATTGCTTTAATGGTTTCATTTGGAGGTAATGAAAAAAAATAGTTAATCGACATTGAAGCACCGTTCCAATAATGAATAGCATTCCGCTCGGACAGTTCAATACCTTTTTGAAGTATAATGTCATTAACTCTTTTAAAGAATGTTTTATCCGATTTTTTTTTGAGATAAAACCCAATCAAAGTATAATGCCAAAGTTCTAATTCATTATCATACTTCGTCAAAGATTCTTTTGAAATAGAATCAAAATTAGTGGCGTTATTCATAATAACTTCGCAAAAATTATTCTCAATTTGAATTGATTTTGCGAAATTATCATAAATTTGAGTCATAAAAGAAGATGTATTAACGATTGTTTATCATAACTGTTGTTGGAATAGTAACACTCGTTTTGCCATTTGTTGATAATGATTTAAAAAATGATACGGTTGTTTTAGTTAATCTTAATGATGTTTGTGTCTTTTTCATTAGTCATAATTGTTTATGTTTACAGACCAAAGTTGTTGTCTGCAAAAACTAAAAAGAAAAAGATTATATATTCTAAACTATTGCCGATATGAATCTTGCGAATAACATTAAACTAAGAGAAAAGGGCATCCTGTTAAACTGGTGGATACACGGTCTTTTTTGGAATACTTATGTATTTATCGCTTTTAATGCTTATTTAATTGAACCCAAGAACATAAGTACTGTTGATAGATTTATTGATGTTTATGTACATAACCTTTTGGCTATTTCTGTATGCTTCTACTTACAATTCTTCCTTTTGTTAAGATTGAGGGGGGGGTGGAAGTTAACAAGCTTCATTCTAATTTTTATTGTTTTTACAATACTCAGGATTATTATTAATGATGTATTATGGCGTTGGGGAGTAACTGCTTCAAGTTCAAAAAGCACTACAACCTATTTAGATGGATTTATTATATATTTTTTTTTTGGTGGAATGGGGACAGGATTTTATTTTGCCATAAATACAATAAAAAAACAAGAAGTGATTTTTCTGTTAGAAAAAGATAAGTACAATAATGAAATTAAGCTTCATGAGGAAAAAATTCGTAATCAACAACTTCAAATAGAAGGCCAAAAATCAGAAATGTCAAGGTTGAATGCTCAAATTAACCCTCATTTCTTGTTTAATACATTGAATTTTTTTTATTCAGAGGTTCGAACATTACACCCCAAAATTTCAGAGTCAATTCTTTTATTATCTGATATTATGAGATACTCATTAATTGAAAATCATAATGCAGATTTAGTACCTGTTGAAGGTGAAATTAACCATATAAAGAACTATATAGATTTACAAAAAAACAGATATAATGATATTATGAATCTTTCACTTAACATTGTAGGTGGTAGCAACTGCAAAAATAAAACAATTCCGCCTATGATACTTCTAACGCTGATTGAAAACTGTTTTAAATATGGAGACTTGTTTGATAGTAATGAATCCTGCCAAATAAACATCATATTAGAAGAAGACCGATTTTTATATCAATCTGTCAATAAGGTCCAACACCAAACTTCATATTTGCCTTCTACGGAAATTGGACAAAGTAATATAAAAGCAAGGCTTAAAATGATTTATGGAGAAGAAAATTTTCAATTCAAAACAGATGTGAAAAATAATCGATACTATTGTAATTTAAGTATAAACTACTATTAATGCTATGCTAAGATGTTTTATAGTGGATGATGAACCACCAGCAATTAACCTACTTACACAATATATTAATGAAACCCCATTTTTACAGCTAATTGGTTCAGCCACCGACCCAACTCAAGCCCTAAATGAAATTAAATTTTTAGAAATAGATATACTATTTTTAGATATACAAATGCCAAAAATAACAGGATTTGAGTTAATAGAAATCTTAAAACCCAAATGTTCGGTCATTATGACCACTGCATTTACAGAATATGCTGTTTCTGGGTATGAGTACCAAGTTTCTGATTATTTAGTGAAGCCTATTCGATATGAAAGATTTTTGAAGGCTGTAACAAAAATATTAAATGAATTTCCTAAAGTGGCATCAAATATCAAAGCCAATGAAGATGAATTCCTTTTTGTAAAAACCGAGCATCGTGGTAAATTCAAGAAGATTGAGTTTAGTGATATAAAATATGTGGAAGGCTTACAGAATTATATACGTATTTATCTCAAAAGTCAAGAAAGTGCAGTAATTACGTATATAAGGATAGGTGAAATTATGGAAAAGCTACCCTTAAGTAAATTCGTTAGGGTTCATAAATCCTATATTGTAGCATTAGATGAAATAGAAGCACTGGATGGAAATGAAATATTTTTAAAAACAATGTCGAGAATACCCGCAGGAGGTGTTTATAAGTCCGAACTCCTTGAAAAATTTAAAGACTCCTTCATAATTGGTAATCAGAAAAAGGGAGGTTTGAAATAACCCCCCTTTCATTTTGACAATAAAAAATTCCCTATTTTTTCAAAAAAATTGAAATGTACTGGCCCCAATCTACACCATCCACATCATATATTCGGAGCCTTTCTTCAAGACTTAATCTCTTTGTATAATTTTGAAGTAGCTTGAAATTTACTTTTCTACTTGTTGATTTTATTTCATAAACCTAAGCTACAAAATCAATTTTTTATTCTCATAAACCCATTTTAGTATAGGTAAAATTAGCATTTGTATAATTATATTGTTGTTTTTACGCTTTTAATCTAAATTCAATTCAAAACAAACAGTCAATTGATATAACAGAGCTTTTATTAAGTATTAAATTACTAAAGAAGTTTTTTTACTGAATAACAACCTTATCTTCATTAATATGATTAGCGTAAAATGAAAATAATTCAAACGTTGTATGCTAATAATAATTTAACTCCTATTTCAAATAGGTTTGGTTGGCTTAGACCTGAATTTCATTTAATGAGTTGGGCTCTAAGTTGTTTACAAATTAAGAAATTTCATAAAGAAGTTCATTTATATGCAAATACTTCTGGAGCAGATTTACTTGTAAATCAACTCAAATTACCCTATGACTCTGTCAATATCTCACATGATGACTTGGTATTAGCGAATGAAAATTTATGGGCTTTACCAAAAATATTTACATATTCATTACAAAAAGAACCTTTTTTGCATATTGATGGAGATGTCTTCCTTTTTGAAGCTTTACCCAAAAAACTTTTAAGAAATAGTTTAATTGCACAAAATATTGAAAAGGCTACAAAATTTTATCAAACAACTCAAAGTGAGTTAATGTCAAATTTTGAATATTTCCCCGATTGTGTCAGAAAAGACTTATACAGTGAAAAACCAATCAATGCAGTCAATGCTGGCATTTTAGGTGGTCAAAATTTTCTTTTTTTTCAGAAATATACAAAATTAGCATTTTCATACATAGATAATAATGTGGATTATTTGTCAAAAATAAATGTAAACAAGTTCAATGTTTTTTTTGAACAACATTTATTTTATTCATTAGCAGTTCAGGAGAAAATCCCAATCAGTGTTTTGTTCAATGAAAAAATTAATGATAATGAGTACGAAGGTTTCGGAAATTTCCATGAAGTGCCATTCAAAAAACATTATTTGCACCTTTTAGGAACTTATAAAAGCCATCTCCATACATGTATACAAATGGCGAATAAACTTCGACAGTTATACCCTAATTATTATTACCAAATTATTGCATTATGCAAACAAAATGACATTCAGCTTTTAACCAACTTTTATGCTGAAAATAATTTATTGACATTGCCAGATTACCAAAAACTCCATAAAAGAGCTAAGAGTATCTATAAAAAATCTAAGTTTTTAACTAAAAACAGGCAAAAAAGTAAACATATAGAAGTATTTGAAGAGTTATACAATATTGAAAAAATCATAACATTAAAGAATATTATAAATCAGATTGATTACACAGATAAGCCATTTACAAAAAATGAATTAGAAGCTGATTTTCAACTATTCGCTGAAAATATTGCAGTAACTTTAAAGAGATATATACCTAATGAGTTATTATATGGTAGAGATATAGAAGCAACAAACTGGTATTCTTTAATATTTGAACATGAGGAAAATATTAAAGAAGTTCAAATTATCAAGTGCAATGAGCCTACGATTATTACTTCTGATTACGATTGGGCAACTATCTTGAACAAGTTTTTGCTATCAAATATAAGAATAAGGTATTACGAATCTTTTGAAATTTCAAAAGGCAATTTTAATAGCTTGATAGTTCCCGAAGTCTACACTGAAAAGTTTTCTTTATATGATTTGGAAGATATAGACGTGATAATTTTACAAATTTTGACAAAACCAATGCCAATTAAAGATTTATTCATTGAAATACAAGAATATTTTGACGCTGATGTTATCGAGAACTATGCTCAAAAAGTATTCGATTTTTTAATTGTTTTGCTAAAGCAATTGGTTCTGAAAAAGGCAATAATGCCTGTAAATCTATAATTCACCTTTGACAAATAAAAAACTAAACTTATGGCTTACTCTTTCAATACAGAATTAAAATCAATTGCTGCAAAATACATAGAATTATTGCATGGAAAAGTTACAGTTGGTACGATAAAAAAGGACATTGAAGAAAACCCCTACTATCCAAGTCTGTTGGCATTAAGTGATACTTTTGGTAGGTATAATATTACAAATGAGGCGTTTAAAGTTCCGTCTAAAGATTTTGATAAACTCGCAACAGATACGCCATTCGTAGCTTTTACGAAAATACCTAATATTGGAACTGACTTTGTGTTAGTAACTAAAATTTCTGAACAAGCGATAAGTTATTTTCATAAAAATAGAAAAGTTGAAACAGTTCCAAAAGAAATTTTTTTAGAGGGATATAAAGATGTTATATGGAAAGCACAACTAAACGAACAAAGTGGTGATGCTGATTATGAAAGAAAGTATAGAGTTGAAAAAAATGAACAAAACAAAAAAATAGCATGGATTTTTACTACCATAGTAGGCTTTTTGTTAATTGTTGGGGCAAATATTAGCCATGAAAATACTTTTTCGATAGTCAGTATTACATTTTTGAAAATTATTGGTATTATCACTTCATGTTTACTACTTGCTTATGAAGTAGATAAAAACAATCCGTTTGTCAAAAATATTTGCTCCATAGGTGGACAATCAAATTGTGATGCGGTTTTGAGTAGTAAAGCTGCAAAAATAGGTGGTATCAGTTGGGGAGAAATCGGTTTTTTCTATTTTATTGCAACTACTTTGGGGCTATTAATACCTAATTTATCATATGAAATAAAAGCAACATGTGTGACTGTGGCCAATATTTTTGCAGTACCTTATATTTTCTTTAGTATCTATTATCAGTGGCGTGTAATAAAACAATGGTGCCCTTTATGTTTAACTATTCAGTTTGTATTAGCTTCCGAATTGATTTGGAGTGTCTTTACGGTTTGGCAATATCCTTTCATAAATATTTTGCAACTCCCAATATTACTCACCATACTATTTTGTGTATTAATACCTGTCATTTCGTGGTATGCTTTAAAATCTATTATAACTAAAGCCAAAGACCATGATTTATATTTATCTGCCTATAAAAGATTACAATATAATCCTGATATTTTTAAAAGTTTACTTCAACAACAAGCACAAGTACCTGATGGTTGGCAAGACTTAGGTATTGATATTGGCAACCCTTATGCACAAAACACAATCATAAAAATATGTAACCCTTATTGTGGACCTTGTCAAAAGAGCCATGTAGAATTGGGACATATCATAAAAGAAAATAAAAACATTAAAGTGAAAATAATTTATATGGCTAGAAATAATGAATTTGATAAAGGCCGTTTTGTGGTCAAACATTTGTTAGCAATTGCAAAAAAAGGTGATTTAAATATAACACATTTGGCTCTTGATGATTGGTATTTAAATGCTGAAAAAGATTACGATTTATTTGCCAATAAATATCCAATAGGTGGGGATAGTTTAAAAAAACAAGAAAAAGAGTTAGACACCATGAGTCAATGGTGTGACATTACAGATGTTACCTATACACCAACGATATTCGTTAATGGTTTTAGATTACCTGAAAACTATAAGACTGAAGAACTAAAATATATTTTATAAAAATATTCTTGCAAGGAAACAGGGTAGCCGAAAACTGTAGATAGAGTAGGTACAAAAATAAACCATATGTTAAAATGAAAATGAATTTTGAAGATATCACTGGTGTTTTAAACCGTGATGAAATGAAAAAAATTATGGCTGGTTCGGGGACCTCTTGTTCAACAAAATGTACGCCTCGAAATGCTACAGGTCCAATCGGTTGTTATCCATCTAATGGAACATCTGGCACCTGTAGATGTTTAGATGCTGATAAAAGTTGTTCCTAAATAGTTTTTAGAATGTTATTTTTGATTGAGTTATACATCGAAAATAGCATTCTAATTAATGCTGAAAAAATATAAACACTAAAAAAATGAATGCTAAATTTTGTTGTCTCCTTTTTGTGGTACTACTATCAATTCGCTTTGAGGTAAACGCTCAAAAGAAATTTACTTTAAAACTACAATTCTCTAAATATATTGATAATACGAGTATTCAAGTAAAATATGATAATGGAAGAGATGAAATTAACATTCACCCTGTTATAAAAAATAATTCTATCGTAATAACCGATATCTTTTATTCTAAATATGCTACAATATTAATTAGTTACTCATATGGAAACTATAACTACAATAATAGTTTTTGGGTCTCTAATAAACCTGCGACAATCAATTTTTTGAATAACTCAAAGGATGAACCATTCAAAAAATACAAATTAACAAATGCATATGATATTAAATATATGGGAGAAGAAAAATTCTCAAAGTTTATGGCTGTTGAAGATAAGGATTTTTTTGATTTTATTACTAAAAATGGAGCTAATATGAATGATTCATTAGTTCAAATTGCTTTCAAAAAAGGGGCAATACGTAGTAAAAGAAAATTAGAATTTGTAAAAGAAAATGGCTATTTATATTATGCATTTTGGCTTTTTAGAAAAGAAGTTGCATTTTGTGATACAAGCATAACTACTTTGATGGATGTGTATGATAAAACTTTTTCTAATAGTTTCAAAAAAAGTATTGAGGGAACTGAAATAACAAAAATATTAAATGGAAGAGCTTTAAAAAAGGATTCTCAAGCTCCAACCTTCATAACTAAGGACGTAACAGGCAAAATTATATCATTAGATAACTATAAGAATAAGTTTGTATTACTCACTTTTTGGGCTTCTTGGTGCGGTCCTTGTGTGGAAGAAATGCCTGCCATTAATGCAATGAGAGAAAATTATTCTTTGGATAAATTTGAAATTATTTCTGTTACACTTGATGATGATTTGACAAAGTTCAAAGAGGCTGCTGTGAAATATAATATGAATTGGAAACATATTTTTGGTGATAAAGATTTAGTTAAGAAATATGGAGTTATTGGTATCCCAGAGATATATTTGATTGATAAATCAGGTAAAATAATTTATAAAAGAGAAGAAGAAAAGGATTACAAATTGGAATATTTGACCAAATTAGTAGCCGAAAAACTTTAGAAAATGCTGATTCTCGACTCCATATGGAAAACTATTCCTTGGAGGAAGTTTAAAACAAGCAACTGTTAATGTTAAAAAAAATGATGATGATACTGAAATTATAGTTAAAATTGCTCTTATTGAAATATCAGTTCCTGATTTAGTAGATATGTCTGAGATTGTGGTAAACAACGGCGTTGATAATGGAAATAAGGGAGAAGGTATTTCTGAGAAGTTTGTGATTAATGATGATGCTAAAGAATTAACAATATCAGAGGAGGTTATTCCAACAGAAGTGTTTGAATTAAGTAATTATCCTAATCCAATAGAAAGTAATGCCACAACAGTTACAATAAAATTACTAAAAACAGAAGAAATTGAAGTTGAACTGTGTAATTATGATGGTAAAGTTTTAAAGGTGAAGTTAAAAAAGAAGAGGTGTTAGAATTTCAAATTAGAACGGATAAGGTATCTAATGGTATTGGATATATAAGATTGATTACTGTTAAAAAAAATATTGGTGGGTCAAATATTAATCAAAAGATAGTATGAAAAACCATCTGTTTTTTTTCTAATGTATTTCAGTAATATTGGTTTTACAAAAAAATATTACTGAATTTCAGTGAGGGAGTGTTAAAAGTATTCCTCTAACTGATTTTTTTAATAACAGTAATAATAGTGGAAAAATAACTTCCTACATTTCAATTCTTCTTTCTCATAGAATCCAGAAATCTAATTTATATTTAGAAACAGGGGTAAGATTTAATTTTAAAAATTTCAAATTTCAGCAGAATTTAGATACCCTTTCTTATTTCGGAACAATATATTCTCAGCCTAAGTACAGAATTATTTCAGTAACTTTATTATTTAGTTTTCATAAAAAAATAGATGTGAATTTTAGCCCTATTTCTGAAAAGAAAAGCATAATTATTCTTGCAAGGGTCTATCGTTTGATTTTGTAAAGGAATTTTCGATAAGAAATTGAATTGACAGGAAAAGAATTTAGTATTAAAACAATTTTTAAAGATAACTTTTCATTTCAATCAAATACTGGCGTTTCGTTTAATAGTATAGTCTCATATTCTATTTTAAAATTCCAAAACAACAAATATCTTTATTTACTAGGGAGTTATAAATATCCATTTTATAATCAAAATGGGATAGATTTAAATTATGATATAAATGGAAATATTAATAAGTATGAAATCAACAAGGTAAAATTCCAAGAAATTTCATTGGGATTTCGGTTACGTTCTTTTTGAGAAACTTCATTTTTTATTCGCTGATATAGTTTTTATCGTTAAACTGATTTAAAACCGTAATGAAACTATCAGCGGAAGTGTCAATTGCTTTTAAAACAAAAATAGGATTCCATGTATGCTTAATCCAATGATTTAGTACAAAAAAGCCTACGTAAAAACTTACTAATGCAAGCGGTATGAGCAAATCTACTAGCTCTGTTAACCGTCGATATCAATACAGAATCTAAGAAAGTAACTCAAATTTGCAAAGAAGGGCTCGAAAAAAATCACTTTTACACTTGAAAATATGTCTTGCCATGACAATCATTAAAAAAATAGATTTTATTTGTTTGTTCACTTATTCATTTGTCAAAGTTATACTCCCGTCTATTTTTATCAAAAAACCGATTTAGTATAGGTAAAATCAGCATTTATATAGTTTTATTGTTGCTTTAACAATTTTAATACAACTTTTGCACAATTAGAATTTAGACTCTAAATCATTTATCTAAATCATGTTTAGATTTACCCAATCAAAGGATAATGCCGTTGCGGCAACTTACCAATACCTGAAAGCTATTGGTGCAAAAGTAACTGAAGAAACTGTAGAAGAAACCCTCAAAAACCACCCTGATTACCCAAGTCTTTTAGCAGCCAGTGATGCACTTAAGGAGTGGAAAATTGAAAATTTGGCGGCACGCATAACACCCGAACAATTGAGCGAATTACCCACACCATTTTTGACTCATCTGTATGTGGATGGCGGAATATTTGCTTTGGTGAAGTCTGTAAAAAATGATGCCGTTGAGTGGATACACACAAAAGAGGGTTTTAAGAGTGATAAAACTGAGGATTTTTTAAAGAAATGGAATAGTGTAGTTTTAATGGCAGAAGTCAATACCAACTCTGGTGAAAGAAACTTTATTGAAAACAATAAAAAAGAAACTCTCCATAACTTACGGACTCCCACACTCATACTCGGAATTCTATTACTTATTATTAGTTTATTTTATAATAAGTTTAGCACGGATTGGCATTATAATACTTTATTGTTTACAAAGCTTGCGGGTGTTATAGTTAGTTCATTATTGCTTTGGCAGAGTATAGATAAAAATAATCCATTTATTAAAAACCTATGTAAAGCAGGGGGTAAAGTTAACTGTAATGCTATTTTGAGTTCAAATGCTGCACAAGTTACTTCTTGGTTGAGTTGGTCAGAAGTTGGCTTTTTCTATTTTGGAGGTGGATTTATAGCTTTATTAGTAAATCCCAGTTCAATGTTTCTACTTTGGGGGATTGGAGCAACAGCATTATTGTATACGTTTTGGTCACTCTATTATCAAGCATTTGTGGCGAAACAATGGTGTACACTTTGTTTAACTGTACAGGTTCTTTTTTTGGTAGAATTTTTCATAAACATAAATTACATTCCATTATTAACTAAATACTCGCAATTAATGAATGTTAGCGAATTTGTATCTTTCATTTTTGGGGTAAGTATAGTTAGTCTGCTCTGGGTATTTTTAAAACCCATTTTACAAAAAAGTCAGCAAGTTTTACCTTTAAAAAACAATCTCAGACGCTTTAAAAACAATCCTAATCTATTTTTGAGTTTATTACAAGAACAAGTAGAAATGCCCTATGTGCCTACAAATACGATTAATTTTGGTAACCCTAATGCAGAGCATACTCTAACGATGGTAACGAACACATTTTGCCAACCATGTGCCAAAACTCATAAATTAATTGGGGAATTATTAGAAAACAACGAAAATCTGAATTGCAAAGTCGTATTTTTAGCCAGTAATATGGCAGACGACAAACGTGGTATAGTTGCTAAAACCATTCTTTCCTTACCAATCCCACAGCAAGCCGAAGCATTGCACCTTTGGTATGAAAACGAAGAACGAAACATTGAGAAATGGCAAAAGCAATTAGGTGCTGTGATAGAAGATAAACGCATAGAAGATGTCATTAGCCAGCACCAATTATGGTGCGAAATAGCTAAAATTGAAGCAACTCCCACACTTTTTTTAGA of the Emticicia oligotrophica DSM 17448 genome contains:
- a CDS encoding TlpA family protein disulfide reductase, translated to MNAKFCCLLFVVLLSIRFEVNAQKKFTLKLQFSKYIDNTSIQVKYDNGRDEINIHPVIKNNSIVITDIFYSKYATILISYSYGNYNYNNSFWVSNKPATINFLNNSKDEPFKKYKLTNAYDIKYMGEEKFSKFMAVEDKDFFDFITKNGANMNDSLVQIAFKKGAIRSKRKLEFVKENGYLYYAFWLFRKEVAFCDTSITTLMDVYDKTFSNSFKKSIEGTEITKILNGRALKKDSQAPTFITKDVTGKIISLDNYKNKFVLLTFWASWCGPCVEEMPAINAMRENYSLDKFEIISVTLDDDLTKFKEAAVKYNMNWKHIFGDKDLVKKYGVIGIPEIYLIDKSGKIIYKREEEKDYKLEYLTKLVAEKL
- a CDS encoding vitamin K epoxide reductase family protein, producing the protein MAYSFNTELKSIAAKYIELLHGKVTVGTIKKDIEENPYYPSLLALSDTFGRYNITNEAFKVPSKDFDKLATDTPFVAFTKIPNIGTDFVLVTKISEQAISYFHKNRKVETVPKEIFLEGYKDVIWKAQLNEQSGDADYERKYRVEKNEQNKKIAWIFTTIVGFLLIVGANISHENTFSIVSITFLKIIGIITSCLLLAYEVDKNNPFVKNICSIGGQSNCDAVLSSKAAKIGGISWGEIGFFYFIATTLGLLIPNLSYEIKATCVTVANIFAVPYIFFSIYYQWRVIKQWCPLCLTIQFVLASELIWSVFTVWQYPFINILQLPILLTILFCVLIPVISWYALKSIITKAKDHDLYLSAYKRLQYNPDIFKSLLQQQAQVPDGWQDLGIDIGNPYAQNTIIKICNPYCGPCQKSHVELGHIIKENKNIKVKIIYMARNNEFDKGRFVVKHLLAIAKKGDLNITHLALDDWYLNAEKDYDLFANKYPIGGDSLKKQEKELDTMSQWCDITDVTYTPTIFVNGFRLPENYKTEELKYIL
- a CDS encoding vitamin K epoxide reductase family protein — protein: MFRFTQSKDNAVAATYQYLKAIGAKVTEETVEETLKNHPDYPSLLAASDALKEWKIENLAARITPEQLSELPTPFLTHLYVDGGIFALVKSVKNDAVEWIHTKEGFKSDKTEDFLKKWNSVVLMAEVNTNSGERNFIENNKKETLHNLRTPTLILGILLLIISLFYNKFSTDWHYNTLLFTKLAGVIVSSLLLWQSIDKNNPFIKNLCKAGGKVNCNAILSSNAAQVTSWLSWSEVGFFYFGGGFIALLVNPSSMFLLWGIGATALLYTFWSLYYQAFVAKQWCTLCLTVQVLFLVEFFININYIPLLTKYSQLMNVSEFVSFIFGVSIVSLLWVFLKPILQKSQQVLPLKNNLRRFKNNPNLFLSLLQEQVEMPYVPTNTINFGNPNAEHTLTMVTNTFCQPCAKTHKLIGELLENNENLNCKVVFLASNMADDKRGIVAKTILSLPIPQQAEALHLWYENEERNIEKWQKQLGAVIEDKRIEDVISQHQLWCEIAKIEATPTLFLDGYKMPELYRIGDLKGVLKYLPTTDLQINHK